One window of the Pyrinomonadaceae bacterium genome contains the following:
- a CDS encoding thioredoxin domain-containing protein: protein MKRVVPFVLILLVLIGGLLAVWRLSRPAPPSGPAGGPTPAPGSLPEGAKPAHIRGNPNAPVTLEEFADFQCGACGAYHHELKKIEAEFGDRLRVIFRENPLYPNHPYSIISAQAAEAAGVQSENHFWLMHDKLFENQKAWTEARDKDAAVAMFVDYAKQIGLNADRFMRDFNGEVVAQRLTQDGIRGRAVGVQGTPTFFVNGKEAKGESWKPDGLRAMINEALAGR, encoded by the coding sequence CTCCTCGTCCTGATTGGTGGACTGCTGGCCGTGTGGCGTCTGTCACGGCCCGCGCCGCCGTCCGGTCCTGCGGGCGGCCCCACGCCAGCGCCGGGATCTTTGCCTGAAGGCGCAAAGCCGGCGCACATCCGCGGCAACCCGAATGCACCCGTCACGCTCGAAGAGTTCGCCGATTTTCAGTGCGGAGCGTGCGGCGCCTACCATCACGAACTAAAAAAGATTGAGGCCGAATTCGGCGATCGACTCCGCGTCATCTTTCGCGAGAACCCTCTCTATCCAAATCACCCGTATTCGATCATTTCGGCTCAGGCCGCTGAGGCCGCCGGCGTGCAGAGTGAAAACCATTTCTGGCTGATGCACGACAAACTCTTCGAAAATCAAAAGGCGTGGACAGAAGCAAGAGACAAAGACGCCGCCGTGGCGATGTTTGTGGATTACGCGAAACAGATCGGCCTCAATGCTGATCGTTTTATGCGCGACTTTAACGGCGAGGTGGTAGCGCAGCGTCTGACTCAGGACGGAATTCGCGGCCGGGCCGTGGGCGTACAGGGGACGCCAACTTTTTTCGTCAACGGCAAAGAAGCCAAGGGCGAGTCGTGGAAGCCTGACGGCTTGCGCGCGATGATTAACGAAGCGCTGGCGGGACGTTAA
- a CDS encoding vitamin K epoxide reductase family protein, translating into MKPSPDAATRISWTYIISALLALVGLGDSIYLTVQHITGESLRCTIISGCSEVLSSSYAQVGPVPLAAIGAAAYFTVFSLATLAAFDYRFALPFLKIVVALMFLTTLWLLYLQAFVIRHFCQYCLLSAAVTTALTAIVFLPPLLKRRARAVN; encoded by the coding sequence ATGAAGCCATCGCCGGACGCCGCTACCCGCATCTCCTGGACGTACATCATCTCGGCACTTCTGGCGCTCGTCGGCTTGGGTGATTCCATTTATTTGACCGTGCAGCACATCACCGGCGAAAGTCTGCGGTGCACAATCATCTCAGGCTGTTCCGAAGTTCTTAGCAGTTCGTATGCCCAGGTGGGACCTGTTCCGTTAGCGGCGATTGGCGCCGCCGCTTATTTCACGGTCTTCAGTCTGGCAACGCTGGCTGCCTTCGACTATCGGTTCGCGCTTCCCTTTCTGAAAATTGTCGTCGCGCTTATGTTTCTGACGACGCTCTGGCTGCTCTATCTGCAAGCCTTCGTCATCCGGCATTTCTGTCAATACTGCCTTTTGTCGGCGGCAGTGACGACGGCCCTCACGGCCATCGTTTTCCTCCCGCCCTTGCTGAAGAGACGCGCACGCGCTGTAAACTAA
- a CDS encoding thioredoxin family protein, whose amino-acid sequence MKKHFTVYLILASLLVIVLAAVTSIGRPVADVPAPPAIGTVIDDFKLPDASGKEHSLKSLMGAKGTVILFVATKCPVSNNYNERMEKLAQDYKAKGINVIGINSNNTENAAEVKSHAAERGLTFPILKDEGNKIADRWGATRTPEAYVLDANMKLVYHGRIDNSQKVEAITSNDLRDALDELSAGKAVTKTGGAAFGCTIKRAA is encoded by the coding sequence ATGAAGAAGCATTTTACGGTTTATCTCATCCTCGCTTCTCTTCTGGTTATTGTGCTCGCCGCTGTTACCAGCATCGGCAGGCCGGTTGCCGATGTGCCCGCGCCGCCGGCGATTGGAACCGTCATTGACGATTTCAAACTGCCGGATGCGAGCGGCAAAGAGCATTCGCTCAAGTCGCTTATGGGGGCAAAGGGCACAGTAATTCTGTTCGTCGCGACGAAATGTCCGGTGTCGAACAACTACAACGAGCGCATGGAGAAGCTCGCGCAGGATTACAAAGCCAAGGGCATTAACGTCATCGGCATCAATTCCAACAACACGGAAAATGCCGCCGAGGTTAAGTCGCACGCGGCTGAACGCGGCCTGACGTTTCCGATCCTTAAAGACGAAGGCAACAAGATTGCCGATCGCTGGGGCGCGACACGCACGCCGGAAGCCTATGTGCTCGACGCCAACATGAAGCTCGTCTACCACGGCCGCATCGACAACTCGCAGAAGGTGGAAGCCATCACTTCCAACGATCTGCGCGACGCGCTCGATGAACTGTCCGCCGGCAAAGCAGTCACCAAGACGGGCGGCGCAGCGTTCGGATGCACGATTAAGCGAGCCGCGTAA
- a CDS encoding TlpA disulfide reductase family protein — MRLSKLLIIMALWMLPTYGQTFTAPSSVRLPEKRAAFDLLIIPRFADILPPAVWNEPCFCPESEPQCAQYYRGKYRGSLGLPNYKLRVPTAEIKEIDLEGLKKLLQRDAKDARPLLVNFWATWCDPCREEFPDLVKIDADYGAKNLNFVTVSLDDVSEIGTEVPKFLKQVKATMLTVLLNVNDPEPAIKSVDPAWDGQLPATFLYDKDGKVVFRHFGKIKPDELRAAIDKEMSRK; from the coding sequence ATGCGTCTTTCGAAACTGCTCATCATCATGGCGCTGTGGATGCTGCCCACGTACGGGCAGACTTTCACAGCGCCTTCGTCCGTCAGACTTCCGGAGAAGCGCGCCGCGTTTGATCTACTCATCATCCCCAGATTCGCCGATATCCTGCCACCAGCAGTCTGGAACGAACCGTGTTTTTGTCCGGAGTCTGAACCACAATGCGCTCAGTACTACAGGGGGAAATATCGTGGCTCGCTAGGATTGCCAAACTACAAATTGCGCGTTCCCACAGCCGAGATTAAAGAAATCGATCTCGAGGGTCTGAAGAAGTTGCTGCAACGCGATGCAAAGGACGCGCGGCCGCTGTTGGTGAACTTCTGGGCGACATGGTGCGACCCGTGCCGTGAAGAATTTCCCGATCTCGTAAAGATTGACGCGGACTACGGGGCTAAGAACCTGAACTTCGTAACGGTTTCGCTTGATGACGTTTCGGAGATCGGCACAGAAGTGCCGAAGTTTCTGAAACAGGTGAAGGCAACGATGTTGACCGTGTTGCTGAACGTCAACGATCCCGAACCGGCGATTAAATCAGTGGACCCAGCCTGGGACGGCCAGTTGCCGGCGACGTTTCTTTACGACAAAGACGGAAAGGTCGTCTTCCGCCATTTTGGCAAGATCAAGCCGGACGAGTTGCGTGCGGCAATCGACAAGGAAATGAGCCGTAAGTAA
- the purL gene encoding phosphoribosylformylglycinamidine synthase subunit PurL: MITPEILSTHNLTLEEFTRIQELLGREPNLVELGVFSVMWSEHCSYKSSRIHLKRLPTQGERVIVPPGENAGVVDVGDGWCAAFKIESHNHPSFIEPFQGAATGVGGILRDIFTMGARPIAALNSLRFGSLDDPKNGQRNRSLLAGVVAGIAHYGNAFGVPTIGGEVAFDDAYALNPLVNAFALGLVRKDQIFFGKATGVGNPVLYVGAKTGRDGIHGATMASAEFDEEALEKRPTVQVGDPFLEKLLLEACLEAMRSGAIAGIQDMGAAGLTCSTCEMAARAGTGIEIDLSLVPQRETGMTAYEMLLSESQERMLIVAHKGRSKEVVEIFAKWDLDAVVIGHVHDDGRMRVKHEGEVVCDVPVLALTDEAPIYEREMRAPKTEVSGSEFRVSSSHLGTDSATTKGTDGAGEINSKLETRNPKLLELLSSPNLASKEWVYRQYDHMVRTNTVVLPGADAAVVRIKETRKALAIALDGNGRYCAANPREGAKLAVAEAARNVVCVGAKPIAVTNCLNFASPERPEVMWSFSEVIDGIAEACRAFDTPVVSGNVSFYNETEGRGVLPTPVIGMLGLIEDVKRVIQPGFKKEGDVIALLGVTEDEGEVPAIDLQRELAVQAACLRAAEAGLLRSAHDCSEGGLAVALAESCFSSLNRDAIGAEISLESAGSAGKRGPQRGSPARVLVLPASLMFSESPSRIIISFNESARSEIEAIAKDAGSPLTILGTVGGDRLRIKVGEQEDVNSRVAELEAVWRSSLKLKLQAEAMAAGAE; encoded by the coding sequence ATGATAACTCCTGAAATTCTTTCCACGCACAATCTAACTCTCGAAGAATTCACGCGTATACAAGAACTGCTCGGGCGCGAGCCGAACCTGGTTGAGCTCGGCGTCTTCTCAGTCATGTGGTCTGAGCACTGTTCGTATAAGTCTTCGCGGATTCATCTCAAGCGTTTGCCGACGCAAGGCGAGCGCGTCATCGTGCCGCCGGGCGAAAACGCCGGCGTGGTCGATGTCGGCGACGGCTGGTGCGCCGCTTTCAAGATCGAATCGCACAATCACCCTTCGTTCATCGAGCCGTTTCAGGGGGCCGCCACCGGCGTCGGCGGAATCCTGCGCGATATCTTCACAATGGGCGCCCGGCCGATCGCCGCCCTAAACAGTCTGCGGTTTGGCTCGCTCGATGATCCAAAGAACGGACAACGCAATCGTTCCCTGCTCGCCGGCGTGGTGGCGGGGATTGCGCATTACGGCAACGCGTTCGGCGTTCCGACAATTGGCGGCGAAGTCGCATTCGATGATGCTTATGCGCTGAATCCGCTCGTGAATGCGTTCGCGCTTGGCCTGGTGCGGAAAGATCAAATCTTCTTCGGCAAGGCAACTGGCGTTGGTAACCCGGTGCTGTATGTGGGCGCGAAAACCGGCCGCGATGGAATTCACGGCGCGACCATGGCTTCCGCGGAGTTTGATGAAGAGGCCTTGGAAAAACGTCCGACGGTTCAGGTCGGCGATCCCTTTCTGGAAAAGCTCCTGCTGGAAGCTTGTCTCGAAGCGATGCGCAGCGGCGCGATAGCCGGCATTCAGGACATGGGCGCGGCGGGCCTGACCTGCTCGACGTGCGAGATGGCCGCCCGCGCCGGTACTGGTATCGAGATCGATTTATCATTAGTCCCGCAACGCGAAACGGGCATGACGGCTTACGAGATGCTTCTGTCTGAATCGCAGGAGCGCATGCTGATCGTTGCTCACAAAGGCCGTTCAAAAGAGGTTGTCGAGATTTTCGCGAAGTGGGACCTGGATGCGGTGGTCATCGGTCACGTGCACGACGATGGCCGCATGCGCGTCAAGCATGAGGGCGAAGTCGTTTGTGATGTGCCGGTACTGGCTTTGACGGATGAAGCGCCGATTTATGAGCGCGAAATGCGCGCTCCGAAAACTGAAGTTTCGGGTTCCGAGTTTCGAGTTTCGAGTTCGCACCTCGGGACGGATTCGGCAACCACCAAAGGAACGGATGGTGCGGGAGAGATAAACTCGAAACTCGAAACTCGAAACCCGAAACTTCTTGAGCTTCTTAGTTCACCAAATCTCGCCTCAAAAGAATGGGTCTATCGCCAGTACGATCACATGGTGCGGACTAACACGGTCGTGCTTCCCGGGGCGGATGCAGCCGTAGTGCGGATCAAAGAAACGCGCAAGGCTCTGGCGATTGCCCTCGACGGAAACGGTCGTTACTGCGCCGCGAATCCGCGTGAGGGCGCGAAGCTCGCGGTTGCCGAAGCCGCGCGCAACGTGGTCTGTGTCGGCGCCAAACCGATAGCGGTGACCAATTGTCTCAACTTCGCTTCGCCGGAACGGCCTGAAGTTATGTGGTCGTTCTCCGAAGTCATCGATGGAATCGCCGAAGCGTGTCGCGCATTCGACACGCCGGTCGTGTCCGGCAACGTCTCGTTTTATAACGAGACTGAAGGTCGCGGCGTTTTGCCGACCCCGGTAATCGGGATGCTTGGGCTCATCGAAGACGTGAAGCGTGTGATTCAGCCCGGCTTTAAAAAGGAAGGCGATGTGATCGCGCTGCTCGGAGTAACAGAGGACGAAGGAGAGGTTCCGGCGATCGACCTGCAACGCGAACTCGCCGTGCAAGCCGCTTGCCTGCGGGCCGCCGAAGCCGGTCTGCTTCGTTCCGCCCATGATTGCTCCGAAGGCGGTTTAGCGGTGGCACTCGCGGAAAGCTGCTTCTCTTCACTGAATCGAGATGCGATTGGCGCTGAGATTAGTCTGGAGTCTGCTGGGAGCGCGGGCAAGCGGGGTCCCCAGCGGGGCAGCCCCGCTCGGGTGCTCGTCCTGCCCGCATCTTTGATGTTCAGCGAATCTCCTTCACGCATCATCATCAGCTTTAACGAATCAGCGCGTAGTGAAATCGAAGCTATCGCGAAGGATGCCGGTTCGCCCCTCACGATTCTTGGTACTGTCGGGGGAGATCGTTTGCGAATTAAGGTTGGCGAGCAGGAAGACGTGAACTCGCGGGTGGCTGAGCTGGAAGCAGTCTGGCGCTCCTCACTCAAGTTGAAATTGCAGGCCGAAGCGATGGCGGCAGGCGCCGAGTAA